The Styela clava chromosome 2, kaStyClav1.hap1.2, whole genome shotgun sequence genome contains a region encoding:
- the LOC120336430 gene encoding pyridoxine/pyridoxamine 5'-phosphate oxidase-like, whose translation MPETTIRKFTVGMACYGDNDGVEENNLTHLRHPYRGTDDTFLEHHLESSDPIKQFAVWMNEAIAHKGVIEANAMSLSTVSSDGKPSSRMVLLKGFNNDGFKFYTNYNSRKANEMATNANVALMFYWNTMHRSVRIEGKATKIETSNSTEYFSTRPRKSQIAAHVSIKQSYPIESRDKLLEVEKDIEKRYKGVDVPKPEYWGGYIVKPESIEFWQGQSNRMHDRLRFRKRESNENVTTNPCLREGENGWVYERLMP comes from the coding sequence ATGCCCGAAACGACAATAAGAAAATTTACAGTTGGAATGGCGTGCTATGGGGACAACGATGGCGTTGAAGAGAATAATCTCACACATTTGCGCCACCCTTATCGTGGGACAGATGATACATTTTTAGAACACCATTTGGAATCGTCGGATCCCATAAAACAGTTTGCAGTTTGGATGAACGAAGCTATTGCCCACAAAGGAGTAATAGAAGCTAATGCCATGTCATTATCTACTGTAAGTAGTGATGGAAAACCTAGTTCCAGAATGGTTTTATTGAAAGGATTTAATAATGAtggttttaaattttacacaaaCTATAATAGCCGAAAAGCCAATGAGATGGCAACAAATGCAAATGTTGCTTTAATGTTTTATTGGAACACAATGCATCGATCTGTTAGGATTGAAGGTAAAGCAACGAAAATAGAAACATCAAATAGTACTGAATATTTTTCCACAAGACCTAGAAAAAGCCAAATTGCTGCACATGTGAGCATCAAGCAGAGCTATCCAATTGAAAGTAGAGACAAACTGCTTGAGGTGGAAAAGGATATTGAAAAACGATATAAAGGTGTTGATGTACCAAAGCCGGAATATTGGGGAGGATACATTGTAAAGCCAGAAAGTATCGAATTTTGGCAAGGGCAATCAAATCGAATGCATGATCGACTAAGATTTCGAAAAAGGGAATCTAATGAAAATGTAACTACAAATCCTTGTCTAAGAGAAGGTGAAAATGGTTGGGTATATGAAAGGTTGATGCCCTGA